A section of the Arcobacter roscoffensis genome encodes:
- a CDS encoding peptidylprolyl isomerase, translating to MISWMQRHKKWLVITIWISTIAFVGAGFVGWGSYEYGKQGGVVAVVGDREVSVEEYQEEYSSLYEQYARLFGDSFNQETADKLNLKDVAYKQVLQKNLILSYGDSLGLKVTNEDIAKELVKYQAFLTDGKFDKETYIKVLSQNRTTPAKFEESLQRGILLTKIQKLFDVKANEKEIENLSKLLFLEDDISMKILTLNDISVEAKEDEIKKYWEANKNAYMSEVKYQLMSLDMPLLSSNANEEEIKSYYDKFRLDFKKEDGKIKSFEEAKTDIIEKLDEKHTKKEALKKYLKIKKGDEQLKDVATFTASTMPYSVQNNELIINSKVGSLNKPFLENNTFVITQLVKVEKAKPLAYEDAKEMAKKDYIYVTKQKKLEQTAQEQVSSFNGVSIKGVTRESIDKITLLEAQEAAQFLNQLFSATQKEGFIKLNDKVVLYKINNSKFGSYDKTRNSAVESTLTQLQSQELMTNLIKRLENSYEIQSSIETKE from the coding sequence ATGATAAGTTGGATGCAAAGACACAAAAAATGGCTAGTTATTACTATCTGGATAAGTACAATAGCATTTGTTGGAGCTGGCTTTGTTGGTTGGGGTTCATATGAGTATGGCAAACAAGGTGGAGTAGTAGCAGTAGTAGGTGACAGAGAAGTATCTGTTGAAGAGTATCAAGAAGAGTACTCAAGTTTATATGAACAATATGCAAGATTATTTGGTGACAGTTTTAACCAAGAAACAGCTGATAAGTTAAACTTAAAAGACGTTGCTTATAAGCAAGTTTTACAAAAAAACTTAATCTTATCATATGGTGACTCATTAGGTTTAAAAGTTACAAATGAGGATATAGCTAAGGAATTAGTTAAATATCAAGCATTTTTAACAGATGGGAAATTTGATAAAGAAACTTACATAAAAGTTTTATCTCAAAATAGAACAACACCTGCAAAATTTGAAGAGTCTTTACAAAGAGGAATTTTATTAACTAAAATTCAAAAACTTTTTGATGTAAAAGCAAATGAAAAAGAGATTGAAAATTTAAGTAAATTACTTTTCTTGGAAGATGATATTTCTATGAAGATTTTAACTTTAAATGATATTAGTGTCGAAGCTAAAGAAGATGAGATTAAAAAATATTGGGAAGCAAATAAGAATGCTTACATGTCTGAAGTAAAATATCAACTGATGTCTTTAGATATGCCTTTATTATCTTCAAACGCCAATGAAGAAGAAATCAAAAGTTATTATGATAAGTTTAGATTAGACTTCAAAAAAGAAGATGGGAAAATTAAATCTTTTGAAGAAGCAAAAACTGACATAATTGAAAAATTAGATGAAAAACATACTAAAAAAGAAGCACTTAAAAAATACCTAAAAATTAAAAAAGGTGACGAACAGTTAAAAGATGTAGCTACTTTTACAGCTTCAACAATGCCTTATTCTGTGCAAAACAATGAACTTATTATCAATTCAAAAGTAGGATCTTTAAATAAACCATTTTTAGAAAATAACACTTTTGTAATAACTCAATTAGTAAAAGTTGAAAAAGCTAAACCTTTAGCATATGAAGATGCAAAAGAGATGGCTAAAAAAGATTATATTTATGTTACAAAACAAAAGAAATTAGAGCAAACAGCACAAGAACAAGTTTCTTCATTCAATGGTGTAAGTATTAAAGGTGTTACAAGAGAGTCAATTGATAAAATTACTTTATTAGAAGCACAAGAAGCAGCTCAATTTTTAAATCAACTTTTCTCAGCGACTCAAAAAGAAGGATTTATTAAATTAAATGACAAAGTAGTTTTATATAAAATAAATAATTCTAAATTTGGTTCATATGATAAGACTAGAAATAGTGCAGTTGAGTCAACACTTACTCAATTACAATCACAAGAATTAATGACAAATTTAATTAAAAGACTAGAGAATAGCTACGAAATCCAATCTTCTATAGAAACAAAGGAATAA
- a CDS encoding AAA family ATPase: protein MADNQEEYKTFKLSGVLKKVLYKNDETKYIIAVLENNQKICGTYFDTDIEKIVGEEIILIGNWTTHKKYGVQFEFDTLELKEAEIFFFLTKIVKGIGNKFAHELLEKYTEEELVEILNNNPDELLKFKGIREKKLEKIVSSWQKFKHLRELGSFLAKFGVTSNLITKIYSAFGEIDDLIEKIKKNPYMLINIRGIGFKRADEIAKAIGIDPRSEFRIMACLNYTLREYCDNNGNSSIDKFHLYKLLDESLNFSNEDALYEEALSKMLVDEEIYVTKENRYALSMLFNAEKNILDFFQRREDEKNKKIIADFDAYLEKKQKTLGFELSTEQKKAVELINDGHKTLFLIGYAGTGKSTSSRAILELLEEVVSYDDIITIALSGIASQRISDTTGYSSSTIQSLLVKHKEKDFFPHKVILLDEASMVNSVTFYQIISKISDDTIFIIVGDDGQLPAIGAGNILADAIKYKLAPICKLTKIYRQNENQAIAVIANDIRKGEIPKYNEKYEDFSFQNVSISNYYAQKNSVSSNEFSNIRGENSTLILNNILNISASYIQKYYDLIKQKDISKALILFQVITPMKNGILGVENLNMQLQKLFNHTKGKAFQTKLYEYKITDKVIHVKNENMRAQTMQMYKSGSTDFLEKRVFNGQLGLIIKLDFDEEKCIVLYPNDDMVVFYDFDNIASLLSLAYCLTIHKTQGMEYDNALIPMSFSHYIMHNTKLLYTAITRAKKMCFIVGEEEAFKSACKKLEITIRESVINDLLSKQDLIKNEILPQL from the coding sequence ATGGCAGATAATCAAGAAGAGTATAAAACCTTTAAGTTATCAGGGGTTTTGAAAAAAGTATTATATAAAAATGATGAAACAAAATATATAATAGCTGTTTTAGAAAACAATCAAAAAATTTGTGGTACTTATTTTGATACTGATATTGAAAAGATAGTAGGGGAAGAAATAATACTTATTGGAAACTGGACTACTCATAAAAAGTATGGAGTACAGTTTGAATTTGATACTTTAGAATTAAAAGAAGCAGAAATTTTCTTTTTTTTAACGAAAATTGTAAAAGGTATTGGAAATAAGTTTGCCCATGAACTTTTAGAAAAATATACAGAAGAAGAATTAGTTGAAATATTAAACAATAATCCAGATGAACTTTTAAAGTTTAAAGGCATAAGAGAAAAAAAGCTTGAAAAAATAGTCTCTTCTTGGCAAAAGTTTAAACATCTTAGAGAGCTAGGGTCTTTTTTAGCTAAGTTTGGAGTAACTTCAAATCTCATAACTAAAATATACTCAGCTTTTGGAGAAATTGATGACTTAATTGAAAAAATCAAAAAAAATCCATATATGCTTATAAATATTAGAGGTATTGGTTTTAAAAGAGCTGATGAAATAGCAAAAGCTATAGGAATTGACCCTAGAAGTGAGTTTAGGATAATGGCTTGTTTAAATTATACTTTAAGAGAATATTGTGACAATAATGGAAACTCTTCAATTGATAAATTCCATTTATATAAACTTCTTGATGAGTCCTTGAACTTTTCAAATGAAGATGCTTTATATGAAGAAGCCTTATCCAAAATGCTTGTGGATGAAGAGATTTATGTAACAAAAGAGAATAGATATGCTTTGTCAATGCTTTTTAATGCAGAAAAAAATATCTTAGATTTCTTTCAAAGAAGAGAAGACGAAAAAAATAAAAAGATAATTGCAGATTTTGATGCTTATTTAGAAAAAAAACAGAAGACTTTAGGTTTTGAGTTAAGTACTGAGCAGAAAAAAGCAGTTGAACTTATAAATGATGGTCATAAAACACTTTTTCTAATAGGTTACGCAGGAACTGGTAAGTCCACATCAAGTAGGGCTATTTTAGAACTTCTTGAAGAAGTTGTATCTTATGATGATATTATAACTATTGCATTAAGTGGTATTGCAAGTCAAAGAATCTCTGATACTACAGGATATAGTTCTTCTACTATTCAATCTTTATTAGTAAAACATAAGGAAAAAGATTTTTTCCCCCATAAAGTTATACTTTTAGATGAAGCATCTATGGTGAACTCTGTTACCTTTTATCAAATAATATCAAAGATTTCGGATGACACTATTTTTATAATTGTTGGAGATGATGGACAATTACCAGCAATTGGTGCTGGAAATATTTTAGCAGATGCAATAAAATATAAATTGGCTCCCATTTGTAAGCTTACAAAAATCTACAGACAAAATGAAAACCAAGCAATAGCAGTTATTGCAAATGATATTAGAAAAGGTGAAATTCCTAAATATAATGAAAAATATGAAGACTTCAGCTTTCAAAATGTTTCGATTTCTAACTATTATGCTCAAAAAAACTCTGTTTCTTCCAATGAATTTTCAAATATAAGAGGTGAAAACTCAACACTTATTCTAAATAATATTTTGAATATTTCAGCTTCATATATTCAAAAGTATTATGATTTGATAAAACAAAAAGACATAAGCAAAGCTTTGATTTTATTTCAAGTAATTACACCTATGAAGAATGGAATTTTAGGAGTTGAGAATCTAAATATGCAACTTCAGAAGCTTTTTAATCATACTAAAGGCAAGGCTTTTCAGACAAAACTTTATGAGTATAAAATTACTGATAAAGTAATACATGTAAAAAATGAAAACATGAGAGCTCAAACAATGCAGATGTATAAAAGTGGCTCAACAGACTTTTTGGAGAAGCGTGTATTTAATGGGCAGTTAGGTCTTATAATCAAGCTTGATTTTGATGAAGAAAAATGTATAGTTTTATATCCAAATGATGATATGGTAGTATTCTATGATTTTGATAATATTGCATCATTATTATCTTTAGCTTATTGTTTGACTATTCATAAAACACAAGGAATGGAGTATGATAATGCTCTAATTCCTATGAGTTTTTCTCACTACATAATGCATAATACTAAGCTTCTTTACACAGCAATAACAAGAGCTAAGAAAATGTGTTTTATTGTGGGAGAAGAAGAAGCCTTTAAAAGTGCTTGTAAGAAATTAGAAATAACTATTAGAGAGTCTGTAATAAACGACTTATTAAGTAAACAAGACTTAATAAAAAACGAAATATTACCTCAATTATAA
- the arsC gene encoding arsenate reductase (glutaredoxin) (This arsenate reductase requires both glutathione and glutaredoxin to convert arsenate to arsenite, after which the efflux transporter formed by ArsA and ArsB can extrude the arsenite from the cell, providing resistance.), with product MEDITIWHNPRCSKSRNALNLLEEKNINANVVKYLDDTPSKDELKEILNKLNMTVQELMRKGEAVYKELDLKSETNEEKLLDAMIENPKLIERPVIIRGEKAVVARPIEKLEELLK from the coding sequence ATGGAAGATATTACAATTTGGCATAATCCAAGATGTTCAAAATCAAGAAATGCACTTAACTTACTAGAAGAAAAAAATATTAATGCAAATGTTGTTAAATATTTAGATGATACACCTTCAAAAGATGAACTAAAAGAGATTTTAAACAAACTTAATATGACAGTACAAGAGCTTATGAGAAAAGGGGAAGCTGTTTATAAAGAGTTAGATTTAAAAAGTGAAACTAATGAAGAAAAACTACTAGATGCAATGATAGAAAACCCAAAATTAATAGAGAGACCTGTGATAATAAGAGGTGAAAAAGCTGTTGTTGCAAGACCTATTGAAAAGTTAGAAGAGCTACTTAAATAA